One window of Tachysurus vachellii isolate PV-2020 chromosome 21, HZAU_Pvac_v1, whole genome shotgun sequence genomic DNA carries:
- the cbx3a gene encoding chromobox protein homolog 3a, producing MGKKQTGKSRKEVEEPEEFVVEKVMDQRLVNGKVEFFLKWKGFPDTDNTWEPEENLDCPELISAFLESQKGVVENPDSNKRKSSTDEPETEESKAKRKKELNEKPRGFARNLEPERIIGATDSSGELMFLMKWKDSDEADLVPAKEANTHCPQVVIAFYEERLTWHSCPEDEQH from the exons ATGGGTAAGAAACAGACCGGAAAGTCCAGAAAGGAGGTTGAGGAGCCTGAGGAGTTTGTGGTGGAGAAGGTGATGGACCAGCGGCTGGTCAACGGGAAggtggagtttttcctcaagtgGAAAGGATTTCCAGA TACTGATAACACTTGGGAGCCTGAAGAAAATCTTGATTGCCCAGAGTTAATTTCTGCCTTCTTGGAGTCACAAAAAGGTGTGGTTGAGAACCCTGACTCTAACAAGAGGAAGTCCTCCACAGATGAGCCAGAGACTGAGGAGAGCAAGGCCAAGAGGAAGAAAGAGTTG AATGAAAAACCAAGGGGGTTTGCAAGGAATTTGGAACCGGAGCGGATCATAGGGGCAACAGATAGCAGTGGAGAACTGATGTTTCTCATGAAATG GAAGGATTCAGATGAGGCAGACTTGGTGCCAGCAAAAGAGGCCAATACACACTGCCCACAGGTGGTCATTGCTTTTTATGAAGAGAGGCTAACCTGGCACTCATGTCCAGAGGATGAACAGCACTAG